A portion of the Edaphobacter lichenicola genome contains these proteins:
- a CDS encoding MarR family winged helix-turn-helix transcriptional regulator — protein MSRPTVSSETELASSLALEIRTVSGKLKRRLREHGGHRDLTPSQVSVVLRLEKDGSATVSSLARAEGMRPQSMSAVIAPLQEAGLVGGAPDPNDGRQTLMCLTRKCLKWLKEGRAARQDWLTKKISQKLSVGEQRQLQTAFELLMRLVEDESL, from the coding sequence GTGAGCCGTCCAACAGTTTCTTCTGAAACCGAACTTGCTTCCTCACTCGCCCTCGAGATCCGTACGGTATCTGGCAAGCTTAAGCGGCGTCTCCGCGAACATGGGGGACATAGGGACCTAACGCCGTCGCAGGTATCCGTGGTGCTTCGACTGGAGAAGGATGGGTCGGCTACGGTCTCCAGTCTCGCGCGAGCCGAAGGTATGCGTCCGCAGTCCATGAGCGCAGTGATTGCGCCGCTGCAGGAGGCGGGCCTGGTCGGTGGTGCTCCCGACCCTAACGATGGTCGACAGACTCTGATGTGTCTCACGCGCAAATGCCTCAAGTGGCTTAAGGAGGGACGAGCCGCGAGACAAGACTGGCTCACCAAAAAGATTTCGCAAAAGCTTTCTGTCGGTGAGCAGAGACAGCTTCAGACCGCTTTCGAACTTCTGATGCGGCTTGTTGAAGATGAATCACTGTGA
- a CDS encoding glycoside hydrolase family 44 protein: MRPDVGILRLFLICACLSVARAACAQSSAPTLAVDVSSGRHAISRDIYGIANGVDAAFAKEIELGNVRWGGDATTRYNWQVDSSNAGFDWYFMGGNGETSPTPSGSADQMVRTYQPADVLITIPILPWVNKTSAWNCSFPVSVYGPQQSTNPYVHPNNDNCGNSIAANGNQLTDTNVYANHIDNSTGLQKGWLQHLVGTFGTAGGGGVPFYQLDNEPYGWSNTHRDVMPTQADYPTITQLGQQYAAAIKQVDPTAMVLGPSDFTLGGWVGDTSKQNSLFAGQYYLQQMAAYEKQNGVRILDYFDEHYYFDTSSAVAQLASTRTLWDPTYNGGTWVEQWDFDGPMQLIPRFKSWVSQYYPGTKISLSEYSIDSGSKSIVDAIAEMDVLGIFGREQLDFADMWSPPAPTDPIAYSYRMFRNYDGAGAQYGDTWVDATSSAQGQLSIYAAQRSTDHVVTILVINKTTAVISTAVAVAGMNLPAFASVYSYAGANLQQIVSGAPEPISNGAINHSFPAYSATLFSIIPAAAQPTTTTTSLTASTQQPTGQSVTLTASVTGSSSPGGVVTFEDTNGATIGTAILSSGVAMLKTSSLVAGSHTITAVYSGDVNNAPSTSNQLTITVPSSQLSSTTTTLTASTTQISYGQSVMVTIAVSAASGVPTGTATITDAGSVLGSVSLTAGTASFTLSNLAIGTHSIVAAYGGDTSNAASASAAVTIVVAQPASPPAPPSPPAPLETTTVLHTSATQLTIGQSVTFTASLLAASGQSTGTVTFTDGGSTLGTAQVSGSSASIVVNTNTLSAGTYEIIASYSGDGADSPSVSAPLTLILVGATTPTPQPDFSLTLAQPSMSILPGNSGQMMLTVTPQNGFSQQLNLSCTGLPAGATCTFSPAALNPSSSTTSSMTITVPSTNTSVGSVFLLPMPIAFLLWMRRYKRPALFGAASLLILLGGCGSGSVDPNVANTATNGSSPASYVVQVTASSPGSASHSQQLQLSVP; the protein is encoded by the coding sequence ATGCGACCCGACGTCGGCATCCTTCGCCTTTTCCTCATCTGCGCCTGCTTGTCTGTTGCGAGGGCCGCCTGCGCGCAAAGCTCAGCCCCCACTTTGGCGGTCGATGTATCGAGCGGACGCCACGCCATCAGTCGCGATATCTACGGCATCGCCAACGGAGTTGATGCTGCCTTCGCAAAGGAGATTGAGTTAGGTAACGTTCGCTGGGGCGGTGATGCGACCACACGCTATAACTGGCAGGTCGACTCGAGCAACGCGGGATTCGACTGGTACTTCATGGGTGGCAACGGCGAGACGAGTCCCACCCCAAGCGGATCCGCCGACCAGATGGTTCGGACCTATCAACCCGCAGATGTTCTCATTACCATCCCTATTTTGCCTTGGGTCAATAAGACCTCTGCCTGGAACTGCAGCTTCCCCGTCTCGGTGTACGGTCCTCAGCAATCAACCAACCCGTACGTGCATCCGAATAATGACAACTGCGGCAACAGCATTGCCGCCAATGGAAACCAGCTGACCGACACCAACGTCTATGCCAACCACATCGACAACTCGACTGGGCTGCAGAAGGGCTGGCTTCAGCATCTGGTCGGAACGTTTGGTACTGCGGGCGGTGGGGGCGTCCCCTTTTATCAGCTCGACAACGAGCCTTACGGGTGGAGCAACACCCATCGTGATGTGATGCCCACGCAAGCCGACTATCCCACCATTACGCAACTCGGTCAGCAGTACGCCGCCGCCATCAAGCAGGTCGATCCCACGGCCATGGTCCTCGGACCATCGGACTTCACCCTCGGCGGCTGGGTCGGTGATACGTCAAAGCAGAACAGCTTGTTTGCCGGGCAATATTATCTTCAGCAAATGGCTGCCTACGAAAAGCAGAATGGTGTCCGTATCCTCGATTATTTCGATGAGCATTATTACTTCGACACCTCTTCGGCCGTGGCACAACTCGCCTCCACCCGCACCCTTTGGGATCCTACCTACAACGGAGGTACATGGGTCGAGCAGTGGGACTTCGATGGTCCCATGCAGCTGATTCCCCGCTTCAAGTCGTGGGTTAGTCAGTATTATCCTGGCACCAAAATCTCTTTGTCCGAGTATTCCATCGATAGTGGAAGCAAGTCGATCGTCGACGCCATCGCCGAGATGGACGTGCTGGGAATCTTCGGCCGCGAACAGCTTGACTTCGCCGATATGTGGAGTCCTCCGGCACCGACGGATCCGATCGCCTATTCCTACAGGATGTTTCGTAATTATGATGGCGCGGGCGCGCAGTATGGCGATACATGGGTGGACGCGACCAGCTCGGCTCAGGGGCAGCTTTCGATCTATGCAGCGCAGCGATCGACAGATCATGTAGTGACCATCCTCGTGATCAACAAGACGACGGCGGTGATCAGCACTGCTGTCGCCGTCGCCGGGATGAATCTGCCCGCCTTTGCTTCGGTCTACAGCTACGCCGGGGCCAATCTGCAGCAGATCGTATCGGGCGCTCCTGAGCCGATAAGCAATGGAGCAATCAACCACAGTTTTCCCGCCTACTCCGCCACGCTCTTTTCCATTATCCCTGCCGCTGCACAACCCACCACCACGACGACATCGCTTACCGCATCAACCCAGCAGCCGACGGGCCAGAGCGTAACTCTCACTGCATCTGTCACGGGTTCAAGTTCACCTGGTGGAGTCGTGACCTTCGAAGATACGAACGGCGCTACCATCGGCACAGCAATCTTGTCGTCCGGCGTGGCTATGTTGAAGACTTCATCCCTTGTTGCGGGGTCGCACACCATTACCGCCGTCTACAGTGGCGATGTCAACAACGCACCCTCAACTTCAAATCAACTGACGATAACCGTTCCGTCGTCCCAACTGTCGTCGACCACGACCACACTTACCGCCTCAACAACGCAGATCAGCTACGGGCAGAGCGTCATGGTCACAATCGCAGTAAGCGCAGCCAGTGGAGTTCCCACCGGAACTGCGACGATCACCGACGCGGGCTCAGTTCTGGGCTCGGTCTCATTGACGGCCGGTACGGCGAGTTTCACCCTATCCAACCTTGCGATTGGAACTCATAGCATCGTTGCGGCATATGGAGGCGACACATCCAACGCAGCTTCGGCCTCAGCTGCCGTAACGATCGTCGTAGCCCAACCGGCGAGCCCGCCCGCGCCACCATCACCTCCCGCGCCACTAGAAACGACGACAGTGCTTCACACCTCCGCGACGCAGTTAACAATCGGGCAGAGCGTCACCTTCACTGCAAGTCTCCTTGCGGCCTCAGGCCAATCGACCGGGACGGTAACCTTTACGGACGGCGGAAGTACGCTGGGCACCGCACAGGTTTCAGGCAGCTCAGCGTCGATCGTCGTCAATACAAATACGCTCAGCGCCGGCACTTACGAGATCATCGCTTCATACAGCGGAGACGGAGCGGATTCACCTTCGGTCTCGGCTCCGCTGACACTCATTCTCGTGGGTGCAACCACGCCGACTCCACAGCCTGACTTTTCGCTTACGCTCGCGCAGCCGTCGATGTCCATACTTCCTGGAAACTCGGGCCAAATGATGCTGACCGTAACTCCGCAGAACGGATTCAGCCAGCAACTCAACCTCAGCTGCACAGGGCTTCCAGCGGGAGCAACCTGCACCTTCTCACCTGCGGCTCTCAATCCGTCCTCGTCCACAACAAGCAGCATGACGATAACGGTACCGTCGACGAATACGTCTGTCGGAAGTGTCTTTCTGTTGCCTATGCCGATCGCTTTTCTGCTTTGGATGCGAAGGTACAAAAGGCCAGCTTTGTTTGGAGCGGCCAGTCTTCTGATTCTGCTTGGAGGGTGCGGATCTGGTAGCGTCGACCCGAACGTGGCCAACACGGCGACGAACGGATCTTCTCCTGCTTCTTACGTCGTTCAGGTGACCGCATCCTCGCCTGGTTCTGCGTCTCACTCTCAACAGCTTCAACTATCCGTGCCGTAA
- a CDS encoding isochorismatase family protein gives MPLTALDPITALIVIDLQKGIVEYPLIHPFGDILDRTRELIDAFRAESLPVVLVNVAGRAPGRTEQGPRSSQTFAEGWTELLPALEQQPSDITVTKRSWGAFATTDLEAQLRAKGVTQVVVTGVATSVGVEATARQAYEQGFHVTLALDAMTDLREEAHEYSIHNVFPRLGETGSTQEIISLLNKRSTTA, from the coding sequence ATGCCCCTTACCGCCCTTGACCCCATTACTGCGCTTATTGTTATCGACCTGCAGAAAGGCATCGTCGAATATCCATTGATTCACCCTTTCGGGGACATTCTTGATCGGACCCGAGAGTTAATCGATGCTTTTCGAGCAGAGAGCCTGCCGGTTGTGCTGGTCAATGTAGCAGGACGGGCACCGGGGCGGACAGAGCAGGGTCCACGCAGCAGTCAAACTTTCGCTGAAGGATGGACCGAGCTTCTGCCTGCGTTGGAGCAGCAACCGAGCGACATAACAGTTACCAAGCGAAGCTGGGGTGCATTCGCGACGACGGATTTGGAGGCTCAGCTCAGGGCAAAGGGCGTCACCCAGGTAGTCGTAACCGGAGTGGCGACATCGGTCGGCGTGGAGGCCACAGCGCGCCAGGCCTACGAACAGGGCTTCCATGTGACTCTCGCACTCGATGCGATGACCGATCTTCGTGAAGAGGCGCACGAGTACTCCATCCACAACGTCTTCCCTCGCCTTGGTGAGACCGGATCTACGCAGGAGATCATCTCTCTGCTCAATAAAAGGAGCACAACAGCATGA
- a CDS encoding cupin domain-containing protein, which produces MADDKTFPSTTRQLAVSLPAERTNVCVGADTYSIVLKGTDTDDKFSFMDMLIPPGGGPMPHAHECEEMFYVVEGEVAVFCHDRRTLATTGSAVNIPGWAPHVFHNLSTVPARLFCVVAAAGLEREFLEIGPRVATRTTPPPPVSSEKKAEMKKKMPEIAKRYNARILPPDTFNHLMSKEELKLVASADGE; this is translated from the coding sequence ATGGCAGACGATAAGACATTTCCATCTACTACGCGTCAGCTTGCGGTCTCCCTTCCCGCTGAACGCACAAATGTTTGTGTCGGAGCCGACACCTATTCGATCGTTCTTAAAGGTACCGATACGGACGATAAGTTCTCTTTCATGGACATGCTTATTCCACCCGGCGGCGGCCCAATGCCACATGCCCATGAGTGCGAAGAGATGTTTTACGTTGTGGAGGGCGAGGTGGCTGTCTTCTGCCACGATCGACGCACCTTGGCGACGACTGGTTCAGCGGTAAACATTCCAGGCTGGGCTCCTCATGTCTTCCATAACCTCAGCACAGTGCCGGCGCGACTCTTCTGTGTTGTTGCGGCTGCGGGCCTGGAGCGAGAGTTCCTGGAGATCGGTCCGCGTGTCGCGACGCGCACAACCCCTCCCCCGCCGGTCTCCTCTGAAAAGAAAGCCGAGATGAAGAAGAAGATGCCTGAGATCGCGAAGAGGTACAACGCACGAATCCTTCCCCCGGATACGTTCAACCACTTGATGAGCAAAGAAGAACTGAAGTTGGTCGCATCTGCGGACGGCGAGTGA
- a CDS encoding SDR family NAD(P)-dependent oxidoreductase — MNRFEGKVVIVTGAGSGIGAATACRFLREGAFIVVNGRRESKLHETVAGFDEAKLLVHPGDVSDEAYVKSLVEDTITKFGKLDVLVNNAGIATFGPFAQITTEQWRKTMGTDLDSVYFASREALPHLLKTKGSIVNLSSVSGIGGDWGLSAYNAAKGAITNFTRALALEYGSRGVRINAVAPTLTSSEATADLEKSDVVMAAFVDRLPVGRAATPDEIAGVIAFLASEDAVFVNGVVLPVDGGISASNGQPNFLSLLGQS, encoded by the coding sequence TTGAATAGATTCGAAGGTAAAGTCGTTATCGTCACAGGGGCTGGTTCCGGTATCGGTGCTGCCACGGCATGCCGCTTTCTGCGGGAAGGCGCATTCATCGTCGTCAACGGACGGCGTGAATCCAAACTGCACGAAACCGTCGCAGGTTTTGATGAAGCGAAGTTACTTGTTCACCCTGGAGACGTCTCTGATGAGGCCTACGTGAAAAGCCTTGTGGAAGATACGATCACCAAGTTTGGCAAGCTGGACGTGCTGGTCAACAACGCTGGGATAGCTACCTTCGGTCCGTTCGCGCAGATCACTACAGAGCAGTGGCGGAAGACGATGGGCACTGACCTCGACAGCGTGTACTTCGCGTCTCGCGAAGCATTGCCTCACCTATTGAAGACGAAGGGTTCGATCGTCAATCTCTCCTCTGTATCGGGTATAGGCGGAGATTGGGGGCTGAGTGCCTACAACGCGGCAAAGGGCGCCATCACGAACTTCACGCGCGCCCTAGCGCTGGAGTACGGCTCGCGTGGTGTACGGATCAATGCCGTCGCACCGACTCTCACCTCCAGTGAAGCCACCGCAGACCTTGAGAAAAGCGACGTAGTTATGGCAGCGTTTGTTGATCGTCTTCCTGTCGGTAGAGCCGCTACACCGGATGAAATAGCGGGCGTGATTGCGTTTCTTGCGAGTGAAGACGCAGTCTTTGTCAATGGAGTGGTTCTGCCGGTCGACGGTGGAATCAGCGCGTCCAATGGACAACCTAACTTCCTCTCACTCCTGGGACAAAGTTAA
- a CDS encoding SRPBCC domain-containing protein, with amino-acid sequence MYDHVIWPHQFDPKTSAIYALNDIDVNAPPEVVWKLLVNAENWSSYFPAEDQVKILSGEPELALGTRYSRVTVGFPMHLIVTECVPGRRLSWSTLVDGDVTGSSAFHGWVITPKDDGCHVLSEETQQGPFFLEELGRKNPGALYRYHQEWVETLARAAEAEASKAMD; translated from the coding sequence ATGTATGACCACGTGATTTGGCCTCACCAATTCGACCCGAAGACCTCGGCGATCTACGCGCTCAACGATATCGACGTGAACGCGCCACCTGAAGTGGTGTGGAAGCTGCTTGTCAATGCCGAGAATTGGTCGAGCTACTTTCCTGCAGAAGATCAGGTCAAGATCCTAAGTGGTGAGCCGGAACTTGCGCTCGGAACCAGATACAGCCGGGTGACGGTTGGCTTTCCGATGCATCTTATCGTGACGGAGTGCGTGCCTGGCCGCAGGCTCTCGTGGTCGACACTGGTAGACGGCGACGTGACCGGTTCGAGCGCCTTCCACGGCTGGGTTATCACGCCCAAGGACGATGGTTGTCATGTGCTATCTGAGGAGACGCAGCAAGGCCCTTTCTTCCTCGAGGAGCTGGGGCGAAAGAATCCCGGTGCGCTCTACCGTTATCACCAGGAATGGGTTGAAACCCTTGCGCGCGCGGCTGAGGCTGAAGCCTCGAAAGCGATGGACTAA
- a CDS encoding nuclear transport factor 2 family protein, whose translation MATSNIEKVLTVFRGLASRDPDLTAQYIHPEKYIEHNPHAGDGIAGLKAYVGSFPSDNHHLRVVRAFQDGPYVFSQEEGLILGENVFFDIFRFEDDLIVEHWVFSAKDAPPNRSGHTQTDGPTEAKLSVDTHKNKSIVREYYETIHISGDHGKIPQYFHGDHCIRHEPGVVDGVAAFKRDLEELTKHRSIDEIKFVLGQGDFVFIAAKGSHESEPCLYIDLYRVEDGKIAERWGFPEEPPPQEEWKNSNGML comes from the coding sequence ATGGCAACGAGCAACATCGAGAAGGTCTTGACTGTGTTTCGAGGCCTTGCAAGCCGAGATCCAGACCTCACGGCCCAGTACATACATCCGGAGAAATACATCGAACACAATCCACACGCGGGTGACGGCATCGCGGGATTGAAAGCATATGTTGGTAGCTTTCCTAGTGACAATCATCATCTGAGGGTTGTGCGAGCCTTTCAGGATGGACCCTATGTCTTCAGCCAGGAGGAAGGACTCATCCTTGGTGAGAATGTTTTCTTCGACATCTTCAGATTTGAGGATGACCTGATCGTCGAGCACTGGGTCTTTTCGGCAAAAGATGCTCCTCCCAATCGGAGCGGGCACACCCAGACTGACGGCCCAACTGAGGCAAAGCTCTCTGTGGACACCCACAAGAACAAGTCGATCGTCCGGGAATACTACGAGACGATTCATATCTCTGGGGACCACGGTAAAATTCCGCAGTACTTTCACGGAGATCATTGCATCCGCCACGAACCCGGCGTTGTCGATGGAGTCGCAGCATTCAAACGTGACCTCGAGGAACTCACGAAACACAGAAGCATAGACGAGATTAAGTTTGTGTTGGGACAGGGAGACTTCGTTTTTATAGCTGCCAAAGGCTCGCATGAGAGCGAGCCTTGCCTCTACATCGACCTATACCGAGTTGAAGACGGGAAGATCGCAGAGCGCTGGGGATTCCCCGAAGAACCTCCTCCTCAGGAGGAATGGAAAAACAGCAACGGCATGCTCTAA
- a CDS encoding NmrA family NAD(P)-binding protein produces MKVLAIGGAGHVGSEVVKELIRRNAEVDVLVRKEGTKVSEGANAVVGDLLDPVFLEKVLDGIDKLYLLNAVTPDELTQALIAYDLAKRMRLKHIVYHSVFRVDHFKDVPHFASKFAMESALHTFDLPFTIIRPNYFNQNDLGLKDPLTKAGIYPMPLGPVGVSTVDVRDIAEATAIALTTAGHEGKTYNLNGPDIVSGLGAAAIWSEVLGKKIKYAGHDMDAFEKQMRDKSPAWSAFDIRMMFQGYIERGFVAGEDDIETLTTLLGHAPRRYIDFARETAVAWQSKPIAPGFSTAA; encoded by the coding sequence ATGAAAGTCTTAGCGATAGGTGGCGCCGGGCACGTCGGTTCCGAGGTTGTGAAGGAACTCATAAGGCGCAATGCGGAAGTCGATGTCCTGGTTCGCAAAGAGGGCACGAAGGTTTCTGAGGGTGCCAACGCTGTCGTTGGCGATTTGCTTGATCCGGTTTTTTTGGAGAAAGTCCTGGACGGGATCGATAAGCTGTATTTGCTCAACGCAGTCACGCCCGATGAACTGACGCAGGCTCTCATCGCCTATGACCTCGCTAAACGAATGAGACTGAAGCACATCGTTTATCACTCAGTTTTCCGGGTCGATCACTTCAAAGATGTGCCGCACTTCGCCTCGAAGTTCGCGATGGAAAGTGCTCTCCACACGTTTGACCTTCCGTTCACGATTATTCGTCCAAACTACTTCAACCAGAATGATCTTGGACTCAAAGACCCGTTGACGAAGGCTGGGATTTACCCGATGCCTCTAGGTCCAGTCGGTGTCTCCACAGTGGACGTTCGAGACATTGCCGAGGCAACCGCAATTGCCCTGACTACAGCAGGACACGAGGGTAAAACCTACAACCTGAATGGCCCCGATATCGTGAGCGGCCTGGGCGCGGCTGCGATCTGGTCTGAGGTTCTTGGCAAGAAGATCAAGTATGCCGGTCATGACATGGACGCATTTGAAAAGCAGATGCGCGATAAATCTCCCGCCTGGTCCGCCTTCGATATTCGCATGATGTTCCAAGGGTACATCGAGCGTGGCTTCGTTGCAGGGGAGGACGACATAGAGACGCTGACAACTCTGCTCGGCCATGCACCTCGACGATACATAGACTTTGCCCGCGAGACGGCTGTCGCATGGCAAAGCAAACCCATAGCGCCCGGCTTTTCTACGGCGGCGTAG
- a CDS encoding bactofilin family protein, translating to MSNQRVNATSPLAQETPHQVRLSNASDPTPGEPSVHELATIGKSLLIRGDITGSESLSIEGRVEGSINLPGNRVTVRRNGQVSATIAAREIVVLGHVDGRCEASDNLDIGSEGSLNGDVVVSRISVEDGAIFTGSIDMR from the coding sequence ATGTCAAATCAACGTGTCAACGCCACATCTCCTTTGGCTCAGGAAACACCTCACCAAGTGCGGCTCTCAAATGCATCCGATCCAACTCCCGGTGAACCTTCCGTTCACGAGTTGGCGACGATCGGCAAATCGCTTCTAATTCGTGGAGATATTACCGGTTCAGAATCTTTATCCATTGAAGGTAGAGTGGAAGGATCCATCAATCTGCCTGGCAATCGCGTAACGGTGCGGCGAAACGGTCAGGTCTCGGCTACGATTGCGGCACGCGAGATAGTGGTGCTTGGCCACGTAGACGGCAGATGTGAGGCAAGTGACAACCTCGACATAGGAAGCGAAGGTTCTTTAAATGGAGATGTGGTCGTCTCGCGGATCTCCGTCGAGGACGGTGCCATCTTCACGGGTAGCATCGACATGCGGTAA
- a CDS encoding alpha/beta fold hydrolase, protein MKDNFLPANIAGFASETALLNGVRIHYWVGGDPNGPPVLLWHGFLGTSYVWNKVMPILAAGGYAVLAPDMRGYGDSDKPAGTEGYDGQALAAEFRALVHLLRFGAGQPLLIAAHDMGAPPALLWAADFPEEVRGLFYMEVPVMLSEILSGILSYTPIAMGKGSMWWWILPLAPDVPERLVVGHERAFLTWFFEVASPCFIPPESVDEYLRSFSGREGVLGAMGVYRAAFKTVEQTEPLRKSKVTVPVIALGGAKAQGDKVREMVSMVAVNVTGHVIPDCGHFLPEECPEEIARQIQAFAK, encoded by the coding sequence GTGAAAGACAATTTCTTACCTGCAAACATCGCCGGCTTCGCAAGCGAGACCGCCCTCCTAAACGGGGTTCGAATTCACTACTGGGTCGGAGGAGATCCGAACGGACCCCCTGTGCTGTTGTGGCATGGATTCCTGGGAACCAGCTACGTCTGGAACAAGGTAATGCCAATTCTCGCGGCGGGGGGCTACGCGGTCCTGGCTCCCGATATGCGGGGCTACGGGGATTCGGACAAACCAGCAGGCACCGAAGGATATGATGGCCAGGCGCTTGCGGCGGAGTTCCGTGCTCTTGTGCATCTACTGAGATTCGGAGCAGGTCAGCCACTTCTCATCGCTGCACACGATATGGGTGCACCTCCAGCTCTTCTCTGGGCTGCTGATTTTCCGGAAGAGGTGCGTGGGCTGTTCTACATGGAAGTGCCTGTCATGCTGTCTGAGATTCTGTCGGGGATCCTCAGCTACACGCCAATCGCTATGGGGAAGGGTTCGATGTGGTGGTGGATCTTGCCTCTCGCGCCCGATGTACCGGAGCGGCTTGTCGTCGGTCATGAACGCGCTTTTCTTACGTGGTTTTTCGAGGTTGCCAGTCCTTGCTTTATTCCGCCGGAATCGGTCGATGAATACCTGCGGTCGTTCTCGGGACGCGAGGGCGTGCTTGGAGCGATGGGAGTCTATCGCGCGGCCTTCAAGACGGTCGAGCAGACGGAGCCGTTGCGAAAGAGCAAGGTGACAGTGCCCGTCATCGCGCTGGGCGGTGCCAAGGCTCAGGGAGACAAGGTCAGAGAGATGGTCTCGATGGTAGCAGTGAATGTGACAGGTCATGTGATCCCGGATTGCGGCCATTTCCTCCCCGAGGAGTGTCCTGAAGAGATCGCCCGGCAGATTCAAGCCTTTGCGAAGTGA
- a CDS encoding MFS transporter gives MTNPATGTFRSLKSFNFRLWTAGALVSNIGTWMQRVAQDWLVLTQLTHHDASALGIVMGLQFAPQLLLLPWTGLAADRLNQRKLLMATQATMGVLALALGVLTIAGVIRLWEVYVFAFLSGCAAALDAPVRQTFVSEMVGDGDLPNAVALNSTSFNAAQMIGPAVAGLLIAKVGIGGAFLLNGLSFGAVLISMYFFRLSELHVSVRANRTTSGFREGLRYVWQHRELRAILIMLFLIGTFGLNFPIFISTMAVNVFRSDARAFGMLSSIMAIGTLSGALLAAGRARPRFASLLVGASVFGVGCTLAGLAPGYWWFAAALVVIGAAAMTFTNGTNSLMQLSTEPAMRGRVMALRVGIALGGTPIGAPIVGLVANHFGPRWAIGIGAVAGFVAALVAVFVMGRREESRLAQSSVV, from the coding sequence ATGACGAATCCAGCGACCGGCACGTTCCGCTCCCTGAAAAGTTTCAACTTCCGTTTGTGGACGGCCGGCGCTCTGGTCTCCAACATCGGGACCTGGATGCAGCGGGTTGCTCAGGACTGGCTGGTACTCACGCAATTGACTCACCATGATGCCTCGGCGCTGGGTATCGTCATGGGTCTGCAGTTTGCACCACAGCTTCTTCTCCTGCCCTGGACGGGATTGGCCGCTGACCGTCTCAATCAACGCAAGCTACTGATGGCTACACAGGCGACGATGGGAGTACTTGCGCTTGCTTTAGGAGTGCTGACGATTGCAGGCGTCATCCGGCTCTGGGAGGTTTATGTGTTCGCATTCCTGTCCGGCTGTGCGGCAGCTCTTGATGCTCCTGTGAGACAGACCTTCGTGTCAGAGATGGTCGGGGATGGGGATCTTCCGAATGCGGTGGCACTGAATTCAACTTCGTTCAACGCTGCCCAAATGATTGGCCCCGCAGTTGCCGGGTTGCTCATCGCAAAAGTTGGTATCGGTGGGGCGTTTCTTCTGAATGGGCTCTCGTTCGGGGCGGTGCTGATCTCGATGTATTTCTTCCGTCTCTCCGAACTCCATGTAAGCGTCAGGGCGAATCGCACAACGTCTGGATTCCGGGAAGGGCTTCGCTACGTGTGGCAGCATCGAGAGCTCAGAGCAATCCTGATCATGTTGTTTCTGATCGGCACCTTTGGTCTGAACTTTCCAATCTTTATCTCTACGATGGCGGTGAACGTCTTCCGTTCCGATGCACGCGCTTTCGGAATGCTCTCTTCCATCATGGCGATAGGCACCCTCTCCGGGGCGTTGCTTGCTGCGGGCCGGGCAAGACCGAGATTTGCGTCTCTGTTGGTGGGAGCTAGTGTTTTCGGGGTGGGATGTACTCTAGCCGGACTTGCGCCTGGATACTGGTGGTTTGCGGCTGCCCTTGTGGTTATTGGTGCGGCCGCGATGACGTTCACCAATGGCACCAACAGTCTGATGCAGCTCTCGACGGAACCGGCGATGCGGGGCAGGGTGATGGCGTTGCGAGTTGGTATTGCACTGGGAGGAACGCCGATCGGGGCGCCGATTGTGGGCTTGGTAGCGAACCACTTCGGCCCGCGCTGGGCGATTGGTATAGGCGCTGTTGCTGGCTTCGTGGCGGCCCTGGTCGCAGTCTTTGTAATGGGCCGCCGCGAAGAATCACGCCTCGCACAGTCTTCAGTCGTGTGA